One Odocoileus virginianus isolate 20LAN1187 ecotype Illinois chromosome 6, Ovbor_1.2, whole genome shotgun sequence DNA segment encodes these proteins:
- the MRPL52 gene encoding large ribosomal subunit protein mL52 isoform X2 — protein MAALGILLFSVRRLHCGAAARAGSQWRLRQGLAANPSGYGPLTELPDWSYADGRPAPPMKGQLRRKVQREKFARRVVLLSQEMDAGLQAWQLRQQEKLQEEKRKQQNALKPKGALLQNPRPSQ, from the exons ATGGCTGCTTTGGGTATTCTGCTGTTTA GTGTCCGGAGACTGCACTGCGGCGCCGCGGCTCGGGCAGGCAGCCAGTGGCGACTCCG GCAGGGCCTTGCTGCCAACCCCTCCGGCTACGGGCCCCTTACGGAGCTCCCAGACTGGTCGTACGCGG ATGGCCGCCCTGCTCCTCCAATGAAAGGCCAGCTTCGAAGAAAAGTCCAAAGGGAAAAGTTTGCG AGACGAGTTGTACTGCTGTCACAGGAAATGGATGCTGGATTACAGGCATGGCAGCTCAGACAGCAGGAGAAGttgcaggaagaaaaaaggaagcagcAGAATGCTCTTAAACCCAAAGGGGCTCTACTACAAAACCCACGACCAAGTCAATAA
- the MRPL52 gene encoding large ribosomal subunit protein mL52 isoform X6, producing the protein MAALGILLFSKWVSGDCTAAPRLGQAASGDSDGRPAPPMKGQLRRKVQREKFARRVVLLSQEMDAGLQAWQLRQQEKLQEEKRKQQNALKPKGALLQNPRPSQ; encoded by the exons ATGGCTGCTTTGGGTATTCTGCTGTTTAGTAAGTGG GTGTCCGGAGACTGCACTGCGGCGCCGCGGCTCGGGCAGGCAGCCAGTGGCGACTCCG ATGGCCGCCCTGCTCCTCCAATGAAAGGCCAGCTTCGAAGAAAAGTCCAAAGGGAAAAGTTTGCG AGACGAGTTGTACTGCTGTCACAGGAAATGGATGCTGGATTACAGGCATGGCAGCTCAGACAGCAGGAGAAGttgcaggaagaaaaaaggaagcagcAGAATGCTCTTAAACCCAAAGGGGCTCTACTACAAAACCCACGACCAAGTCAATAA
- the MRPL52 gene encoding large ribosomal subunit protein mL52 isoform X1, with amino-acid sequence MAALGILLFTGVRRLHCGAAARAGSQWRLRQGLAANPSGYGPLTELPDWSYADGRPAPPMKGQLRRKVQREKFARRVVLLSQEMDAGLQAWQLRQQEKLQEEKRKQQNALKPKGALLQNPRPSQ; translated from the exons ATGGCTGCTTTGGGTATTCTGCTGTTTA CAGGTGTCCGGAGACTGCACTGCGGCGCCGCGGCTCGGGCAGGCAGCCAGTGGCGACTCCG GCAGGGCCTTGCTGCCAACCCCTCCGGCTACGGGCCCCTTACGGAGCTCCCAGACTGGTCGTACGCGG ATGGCCGCCCTGCTCCTCCAATGAAAGGCCAGCTTCGAAGAAAAGTCCAAAGGGAAAAGTTTGCG AGACGAGTTGTACTGCTGTCACAGGAAATGGATGCTGGATTACAGGCATGGCAGCTCAGACAGCAGGAGAAGttgcaggaagaaaaaaggaagcagcAGAATGCTCTTAAACCCAAAGGGGCTCTACTACAAAACCCACGACCAAGTCAATAA
- the MRPL52 gene encoding large ribosomal subunit protein mL52 isoform X5, producing MAALGILLFSKWQVSGDCTAAPRLGQAASGDSDGRPAPPMKGQLRRKVQREKFARRVVLLSQEMDAGLQAWQLRQQEKLQEEKRKQQNALKPKGALLQNPRPSQ from the exons ATGGCTGCTTTGGGTATTCTGCTGTTTAGTAAGTGG CAGGTGTCCGGAGACTGCACTGCGGCGCCGCGGCTCGGGCAGGCAGCCAGTGGCGACTCCG ATGGCCGCCCTGCTCCTCCAATGAAAGGCCAGCTTCGAAGAAAAGTCCAAAGGGAAAAGTTTGCG AGACGAGTTGTACTGCTGTCACAGGAAATGGATGCTGGATTACAGGCATGGCAGCTCAGACAGCAGGAGAAGttgcaggaagaaaaaaggaagcagcAGAATGCTCTTAAACCCAAAGGGGCTCTACTACAAAACCCACGACCAAGTCAATAA
- the MRPL52 gene encoding large ribosomal subunit protein mL52 isoform X7 yields MKGQLRRKVQREKFARRVVLLSQEMDAGLQAWQLRQQEKLQEEKRKQQNALKPKGALLQNPRPSQ; encoded by the exons ATGAAAGGCCAGCTTCGAAGAAAAGTCCAAAGGGAAAAGTTTGCG AGACGAGTTGTACTGCTGTCACAGGAAATGGATGCTGGATTACAGGCATGGCAGCTCAGACAGCAGGAGAAGttgcaggaagaaaaaaggaagcagcAGAATGCTCTTAAACCCAAAGGGGCTCTACTACAAAACCCACGACCAAGTCAATAA
- the MRPL52 gene encoding large ribosomal subunit protein mL52 isoform X9: MAALGILLFTGVRRLHCGAAARAGSQWRLRQGLAANPSGYGPLTELPDWSYAETSCTAVTGNGCWITGMAAQTAGEVAGRKKEAAECS; the protein is encoded by the exons ATGGCTGCTTTGGGTATTCTGCTGTTTA CAGGTGTCCGGAGACTGCACTGCGGCGCCGCGGCTCGGGCAGGCAGCCAGTGGCGACTCCG GCAGGGCCTTGCTGCCAACCCCTCCGGCTACGGGCCCCTTACGGAGCTCCCAGACTGGTCGTACGCGG AGACGAGTTGTACTGCTGTCACAGGAAATGGATGCTGGATTACAGGCATGGCAGCTCAGACAGCAGGAGAAGttgcaggaagaaaaaaggaagcagcAGAATGCTCTTAA
- the MRPL52 gene encoding large ribosomal subunit protein mL52 isoform X4, with protein sequence MAALGILLFSKWVCPETALRRRGSGRQPVATPAGPCCQPLRLRAPYGAPRLVVRGWPPCSSNERPASKKSPKGKVCETSCTAVTGNGCWITGMAAQTAGEVAGRKKEAAECS encoded by the exons ATGGCTGCTTTGGGTATTCTGCTGTTTAGTAAGTGGGT GTGTCCGGAGACTGCACTGCGGCGCCGCGGCTCGGGCAGGCAGCCAGTGGCGACTCCG GCAGGGCCTTGCTGCCAACCCCTCCGGCTACGGGCCCCTTACGGAGCTCCCAGACTGGTCGTACGCGG ATGGCCGCCCTGCTCCTCCAATGAAAGGCCAGCTTCGAAGAAAAGTCCAAAGGGAAAAGTTTGCG AGACGAGTTGTACTGCTGTCACAGGAAATGGATGCTGGATTACAGGCATGGCAGCTCAGACAGCAGGAGAAGttgcaggaagaaaaaaggaagcagcAGAATGCTCTTAA
- the MRPL52 gene encoding large ribosomal subunit protein mL52 isoform X8: MAALGILLFSVRRLHCGAAARAGSQWRLRQGLAANPSGYGPLTELPDWSYADGRPAPPMKGQLRRKVQREKFAVSETSCTAVTGNGCWITGMAAQTAGEVAGRKKEAAECS, encoded by the exons ATGGCTGCTTTGGGTATTCTGCTGTTTA GTGTCCGGAGACTGCACTGCGGCGCCGCGGCTCGGGCAGGCAGCCAGTGGCGACTCCG GCAGGGCCTTGCTGCCAACCCCTCCGGCTACGGGCCCCTTACGGAGCTCCCAGACTGGTCGTACGCGG ATGGCCGCCCTGCTCCTCCAATGAAAGGCCAGCTTCGAAGAAAAGTCCAAAGGGAAAAGTTTGCGGTAAGTG AGACGAGTTGTACTGCTGTCACAGGAAATGGATGCTGGATTACAGGCATGGCAGCTCAGACAGCAGGAGAAGttgcaggaagaaaaaaggaagcagcAGAATGCTCTTAA
- the MRPL52 gene encoding large ribosomal subunit protein mL52 isoform X3, which translates to MAALGILLFSKWVRCPETALRRRGSGRQPVATPAGPCCQPLRLRAPYGAPRLVVRGWPPCSSNERPASKKSPKGKVCETSCTAVTGNGCWITGMAAQTAGEVAGRKKEAAECS; encoded by the exons ATGGCTGCTTTGGGTATTCTGCTGTTTAGTAAGTGGGT CAGGTGTCCGGAGACTGCACTGCGGCGCCGCGGCTCGGGCAGGCAGCCAGTGGCGACTCCG GCAGGGCCTTGCTGCCAACCCCTCCGGCTACGGGCCCCTTACGGAGCTCCCAGACTGGTCGTACGCGG ATGGCCGCCCTGCTCCTCCAATGAAAGGCCAGCTTCGAAGAAAAGTCCAAAGGGAAAAGTTTGCG AGACGAGTTGTACTGCTGTCACAGGAAATGGATGCTGGATTACAGGCATGGCAGCTCAGACAGCAGGAGAAGttgcaggaagaaaaaaggaagcagcAGAATGCTCTTAA